A region from the Arvicola amphibius chromosome 12, mArvAmp1.2, whole genome shotgun sequence genome encodes:
- the Insig2 gene encoding insulin-induced gene 2 protein isoform X1, with translation MSEGKPESPGPIKCGPYISSVTSQSVNVVIRGVVLFFIGVFLALVLNLLQIQRNVTLFPPDVVTSIFSSAWWVPPCCGTASAVIGLLYPCIDRHLGEPHKFKREWSSVMRCVAVFVGINHASAHWSQKVDFDNNFQFSLTLAALSVGLWWTFDRSRSGFGLGVGIAFLATVVTQLLVYNGVYQYTSPDFLYVRSWLPCIFFAGGITMGNIGRQLAMYECKVIPEKSHQE, from the exons ATGTCGGAAGGAAAGCCCGAGTCACCTGGGCCCATAAAGTGTGGCCCATACATTTCCTCTGTCACCAGCCAGAGTGTGAACGTGGTGATCCGAGGGGTGGTGCTCTTCTTCATTGGAGTGTTCCTCGCCTTAGTGTTGAACTTGCTCCAGATTCAGAGAAACGTGACACTTTTTCCACCTGATGTGGTCACGAGCATCTTTTCATCTGCATGGTGGGTACCACCATGCTGCGGCACAGCCTCAG CTGTGATCGGGTTATTGTACCCCTGCATTGACAGGCATCTAGGAGAACCACATAAATTCAAGAGAGAGTGGTCCAGTGTTATGCGCTGTGTGGCGGTGTTCGTGGGTATCAATCATGCCAGTGCT CACTGGTCTCAGAAAGTAGACTTTGACAACAACTTCCAGTTTTCCCTCACGCTGGCTGCGCTGTCGGTAGGACTGTGGTGGACTTTTGACAGATCAAGAAGTGGTTTTGGCCTTGGTGTTGGAATCGCTTTCTTAGCTACTGTTGTCACCCAACTGCTAGTCTACAATGGTGTCTATCA ATACACATCTCCAGATTTTCTCTATGTCCGTTCTTGGTTGCCATGTATATTTTTTGCTGGAGGCATAACAATGGGAAACATTGGTCGTCAACTGGCAATG TATGAATGTAAAGTTATTCCTGAAAAATCTCATCAAGAATGA
- the Insig2 gene encoding insulin-induced gene 2 protein isoform X3 — protein MSEGKPESPGPIKCGPYISSVTSQSVNVVIRGVVLFFIGVFLALVLNLLQIQRNVTLFPPDVVTSIFSSAWWVPPCCGTASAVIGLLYPCIDRHLGEPHKFKREWSSVMRCVAVFVGINHASAKVDFDNNFQFSLTLAALSVGLWWTFDRSRSGFGLGVGIAFLATVVTQLLVYNGVYQYTSPDFLYVRSWLPCIFFAGGITMGNIGRQLAMYECKVIPEKSHQE, from the exons ATGTCGGAAGGAAAGCCCGAGTCACCTGGGCCCATAAAGTGTGGCCCATACATTTCCTCTGTCACCAGCCAGAGTGTGAACGTGGTGATCCGAGGGGTGGTGCTCTTCTTCATTGGAGTGTTCCTCGCCTTAGTGTTGAACTTGCTCCAGATTCAGAGAAACGTGACACTTTTTCCACCTGATGTGGTCACGAGCATCTTTTCATCTGCATGGTGGGTACCACCATGCTGCGGCACAGCCTCAG CTGTGATCGGGTTATTGTACCCCTGCATTGACAGGCATCTAGGAGAACCACATAAATTCAAGAGAGAGTGGTCCAGTGTTATGCGCTGTGTGGCGGTGTTCGTGGGTATCAATCATGCCAGTGCT AAAGTAGACTTTGACAACAACTTCCAGTTTTCCCTCACGCTGGCTGCGCTGTCGGTAGGACTGTGGTGGACTTTTGACAGATCAAGAAGTGGTTTTGGCCTTGGTGTTGGAATCGCTTTCTTAGCTACTGTTGTCACCCAACTGCTAGTCTACAATGGTGTCTATCA ATACACATCTCCAGATTTTCTCTATGTCCGTTCTTGGTTGCCATGTATATTTTTTGCTGGAGGCATAACAATGGGAAACATTGGTCGTCAACTGGCAATG TATGAATGTAAAGTTATTCCTGAAAAATCTCATCAAGAATGA
- the Insig2 gene encoding insulin-induced gene 2 protein isoform X2, protein MSEGKPESPGPIKCGPYISSVTSQSVNVVIRGVVLFFIGVFLALVLNLLQIQRNVTLFPPDVVTSIFSSAWWVPPCCGTASAVIGLLYPCIDRHLGEPHKFKREWSSVMRCVAVFVGINHASAHWSQKVDFDNNFQFSLTLAALSVGLWWTFDRSRSGFGLGVGIAFLATVVTQLLVYNGVYQYTSPDFLYVRSWLPCIFFAGGITMGNIGRQLAMGLSLAWNLLCRLS, encoded by the exons ATGTCGGAAGGAAAGCCCGAGTCACCTGGGCCCATAAAGTGTGGCCCATACATTTCCTCTGTCACCAGCCAGAGTGTGAACGTGGTGATCCGAGGGGTGGTGCTCTTCTTCATTGGAGTGTTCCTCGCCTTAGTGTTGAACTTGCTCCAGATTCAGAGAAACGTGACACTTTTTCCACCTGATGTGGTCACGAGCATCTTTTCATCTGCATGGTGGGTACCACCATGCTGCGGCACAGCCTCAG CTGTGATCGGGTTATTGTACCCCTGCATTGACAGGCATCTAGGAGAACCACATAAATTCAAGAGAGAGTGGTCCAGTGTTATGCGCTGTGTGGCGGTGTTCGTGGGTATCAATCATGCCAGTGCT CACTGGTCTCAGAAAGTAGACTTTGACAACAACTTCCAGTTTTCCCTCACGCTGGCTGCGCTGTCGGTAGGACTGTGGTGGACTTTTGACAGATCAAGAAGTGGTTTTGGCCTTGGTGTTGGAATCGCTTTCTTAGCTACTGTTGTCACCCAACTGCTAGTCTACAATGGTGTCTATCA ATACACATCTCCAGATTTTCTCTATGTCCGTTCTTGGTTGCCATGTATATTTTTTGCTGGAGGCATAACAATGGGAAACATTGGTCGTCAACTGGCAATG
- the Insig2 gene encoding insulin-induced gene 2 protein isoform X4: MRCVAVFVGINHASAKVDFDNNFQFSLTLAALSVGLWWTFDRSRSGFGLGVGIAFLATVVTQLLVYNGVYQYTSPDFLYVRSWLPCIFFAGGITMGNIGRQLAMYECKVIPEKSHQE; encoded by the exons ATGCGCTGTGTGGCGGTGTTCGTGGGTATCAATCATGCCAGTGCT AAAGTAGACTTTGACAACAACTTCCAGTTTTCCCTCACGCTGGCTGCGCTGTCGGTAGGACTGTGGTGGACTTTTGACAGATCAAGAAGTGGTTTTGGCCTTGGTGTTGGAATCGCTTTCTTAGCTACTGTTGTCACCCAACTGCTAGTCTACAATGGTGTCTATCA ATACACATCTCCAGATTTTCTCTATGTCCGTTCTTGGTTGCCATGTATATTTTTTGCTGGAGGCATAACAATGGGAAACATTGGTCGTCAACTGGCAATG TATGAATGTAAAGTTATTCCTGAAAAATCTCATCAAGAATGA